Part of the Peromyscus leucopus breed LL Stock chromosome 6, UCI_PerLeu_2.1, whole genome shotgun sequence genome, TGTAAGCTCTACATTCTAggtcctctttctccctcatctCCAGACATTTCTGCATTCTCTCAGCAAAAGACTTTTCCCAAAGTCTAAGAACCACATGGTCAGCTTTAGCCAAAATTGTTACCCTCATTTTCAATATCAACTTTCCTTATTTGGTACAAtgttcattgctgtgaccaaatgccagCCAAGAAGCACCTTGAGGGCAGAAGCATGTgtcctggctcacagtttgagaggatACAGTGAatgatggtggggaaggcataGCCGCAGGTGGGTGCGCAGCCGCAGGAGCACAGCCACGGGAGCACAGCCACGGGAGCAGAGCCACGGGAGCACAGCCGCAGGTGGGTGCGCAGCTGCGGGAGCACAGCCGCAGGAGCACAGCCGCAGGAGCACAGCCGCGGGAGCACAGCCGCAGGAGCACAGCCGCGGGAGCACAGCCGCGGGAGCACAGCCATGGGAGCACAGCCACGGGAGCACAGCCGCGGGAGCACTGCCGCGGGAGCACAGCCGCAGGTGGGTGCGCAGCCGCGGGAGCACAGCCGCGGGAGCACAGCCGCAGGTGGGAGCACAGCCGCGGGAGCACAGCCGCGGGAGCACAGCCGCAGGTGGGAGCATAGCCGCGGGAGCACAGCCGCGGGAGCACAGCCGCAGGTGGGTGCGCAGCCGCGGGAGCACAGCCGCGGGAGCACAGCCGCAGGTGGGAGCACAGCCGCGGGAGCACAGCCGCAGGTGGGAGCACAGCCGCGGGAGCACAGCCGCGGGAGCACAGCCGCAGGTGGGAGCACAGCCGCGGGAGCACAGCCGCGGGAGCACAGCCGCAGGTGG contains:
- the LOC114683477 gene encoding keratin-associated protein 5-4-like, translating into MWSSKESQTCAPAAVLPRLRSRGCAPEASLPRLRSRGCAPEAVLPRLRTHLRLCSRGCAPTCGCAPAAVLPRLCSHLRLCSRGCAPAASHLRLCSRGCAPAAVLPPAAVLPRLCSRGCAPTCGCAPAAVLPPAAVLPRLCSRGCAPTCGCAPAAVLPRLCSHLRLCSRGCAPAAVLPPAAVLPRLCSRGCAPTCGCAPAAVLPRLCSRGCAPMAVLPRLCSRGCAPAAVLPRLCSCGCAPAAVLPQLRTHLRLCSRGSAPVAVLPWLCSCGCAPTCGYAFPTIIHCILSNCEPGHMLLPSRCFLAGIWSQQ